Below is a window of Mucilaginibacter terrenus DNA.
ATTGCCGCGTAAATGAACATTTATGGGTAATTTACGTTACCTTGCCAACGCAGTTAATTCTTGTGTTCACCCCTGACAACCCAATAATTTGACTACTTACACTACACTCATTATACTCAGCGGACTGGTAATCTTCAGCTACCTGTTTGACCTGATCGCAGGAAAAACCAAGATACCGTCGGTGATATTGCTGCTATTCCTGGGCATTGGCATTCGGCTGGTGGTAGATTATTTCCAATTGTTAAAGTTCAATTTTACACCGCTGCTACCCGCTTTAGGTACACTGGGGCTTATACTTATCGTATTTGAAGGGGCGCTGGAGCTTAAGTACACCAAAGATAAAAATGCTGTCATCAAACGATCTTTTATATCAGCGTTAAGCATACTGTTATTTACGGCATTGCTAATAACCGCGGCATTTTACTACATCACCGGAGAGAGTATATACAAATGTTTTATTAACGCTATACCATTTTGCGTGGTCAGCTCTGCCATTGCAATTCCATCGGCTTCAGGGTTGGATAAAGACAAAAAGGAGTTTATCATCTACGAGTCCTCCTTTTCAGATATCCTTACGGTAGTGTTATTTAATTTCATGATCAGCAATACCCACATTAATTTTGGATCATTTGCTAAGCTGGGGGTAGAACTTACGCTGATATTGTTTGTCGCTGCGGGCTCGTGTCTGCTTTTGCTTTATTTGATTGGCAGGTTGAGCCACCATATCAAATCGTTCCTGGTTATCTCAATACTGATAATGGTTTACAGTATCGGGCAGTCATTTCACCTGTCTTCACTCATCATAGTGCTGGCGCTGGGCTTGTTCCTTAATAATGCGCGTCAGATAAACTTTAGCTGGTTCCGGAAGTTTTTTATCTATCCTACCCTTGGGCATGATATCAAACAGTTATTCCAGTTGTCTGCAGAAAGTGCTTTTCTCATCCGCACCTTCTTCTTTATCATATTCGGCTATACCATGGATATCATTCAATTACAGAACTGGACGGTACTGATCAACGGAGGCATTGTACTACTATCCATTTACCTGGTGAGGTTCCTATACATCAAACTGGTTTTAAAAACAAGCTTGATCCCAGAGCTGGTACTCATCCCACGGGGTTTAATAAGCGTGTTGCTGTTTTATAATATTCCTGTAGACCTTAAACTACCTGAGATTGGCACTGGGTTATTATTCGTGGTGATACTTGGCACCAGTGTTATCATGAGCCTGGGGCTGCTTGGCACCAGTCGGCCACCAAATACACAGGAATTTCACGACGTTTAATTAACGGGGTTTTGTACTATCACGGCGTACCTAAAGCGACAGGCAGTATTTTCCCATTGAAAAAGCGATGGCCTGTAAGCGCGAAATCGGCAATGTATTTACCCATTTCAAAAGCCATTACCGGCGACTCGTAACCCGGGAAAGCCTGCTCGAGCATTTCCGTTTGAGCTGAACCGAGCGCCAGGCAGTTCACCTTAATGCCCTGGTCTGCTAACTCAAGTGCCAAACATTCGGTTAACGTATGCAACGCTGCTTTACTGGCCGAGTAAGCAGCGAGCCCGGCGAACTTTGCACTTCCCTGGAAACCGCCCATGCTGCCTATGTTCACAATGTGCGACCCATTTACCATCTGCGGCAGTAAGCTTTGTATAATGCGCACGTGGCCCAGATAATTGCTTTGCAGCATTTCTACAAAGTCCATTTCGAGCAACTCGGCGAAAGGTTTATTGATGAGTACTCCGGCATTGTTGATAAGCGCATCAACACGCCCATCTAAGTTAGATGCGATGAACTGCGTAAGTCCCGCGTAATCGTCATGCACAATATCAAACGCTATTGCATATAATTCACAGTCGGGGTTTAGGCCTTTTGCAATCTCCAGCAAGCGCTCCAGCTTGTCCTGCGAACGGGCAAGCGCTATAACCTTGTGTTTTCCGGAGAGTATAAGCTCCAGCACTGCTTCAAAACCAACACCACTGCTGGCACCTGTTATAATAATGTTCATCAGACTTAGTTCAAAACGAAAATATCATTTGTCAATCAAACCACCAACTTCTCTTCCACCGGATGTTTAATAAGGTACAACCCATCGGTGATCAGCTTTTTATATTCCGGTTCGTTGGCTGCCTTATTTTCAAGAAACTGCCGGATTTCTGCCGCCAGTGCAGGTTCAACATCCTCATGATCTAAAAGTTCCAGTATTTCCAAAGCGCACAGCCAGTCGTCGTGATGGTTCTTTTGCAGCATGCGCCAA
It encodes the following:
- a CDS encoding cation:proton antiporter domain-containing protein — encoded protein: MTTYTTLIILSGLVIFSYLFDLIAGKTKIPSVILLLFLGIGIRLVVDYFQLLKFNFTPLLPALGTLGLILIVFEGALELKYTKDKNAVIKRSFISALSILLFTALLITAAFYYITGESIYKCFINAIPFCVVSSAIAIPSASGLDKDKKEFIIYESSFSDILTVVLFNFMISNTHINFGSFAKLGVELTLILFVAAGSCLLLLYLIGRLSHHIKSFLVISILIMVYSIGQSFHLSSLIIVLALGLFLNNARQINFSWFRKFFIYPTLGHDIKQLFQLSAESAFLIRTFFFIIFGYTMDIIQLQNWTVLINGGIVLLSIYLVRFLYIKLVLKTSLIPELVLIPRGLISVLLFYNIPVDLKLPEIGTGLLFVVILGTSVIMSLGLLGTSRPPNTQEFHDV
- a CDS encoding SDR family NAD(P)-dependent oxidoreductase, with the protein product MNIIITGASSGVGFEAVLELILSGKHKVIALARSQDKLERLLEIAKGLNPDCELYAIAFDIVHDDYAGLTQFIASNLDGRVDALINNAGVLINKPFAELLEMDFVEMLQSNYLGHVRIIQSLLPQMVNGSHIVNIGSMGGFQGSAKFAGLAAYSASKAALHTLTECLALELADQGIKVNCLALGSAQTEMLEQAFPGYESPVMAFEMGKYIADFALTGHRFFNGKILPVALGTP